The Solibacillus sp. FSL W7-1436 genome window below encodes:
- a CDS encoding ubiquitin-like domain-containing protein, giving the protein MSNQSMKSQFLGSLRSKQTGVRILSVVLFVSVIAFVLYHGTKTPVMLTADGETTKIYTHATTVDELLTAQNIDYTKYDKVSPSLSTSIDSGMSIEWEQAKEVVISVDGNQSKVWTTENVVKNILEEANIEVTEHDLVSQSLDTEVGADNKIDIQKAFQLTLVDGKKERQVWSTSTTVANFLKQQEVQLGESDRVEKGLEEVITPNDKIAVVRVEKVTDVVEESVDFAIEKKNDSSLLKGKEKVVSEGKKGKVERTYSIVKENGKVVSKKLASEKVIKEPKAKVVSVGTKVVTANVSRSSEPKSSGKEFYVTATAYTPNCAGCSGISAAGLNLRANPDMKVIAVDPKVIPLGTKVWVEGYGNAVAADTGGAIKGKKIDVLVPTTSKAKNWGRKKVRIKVLN; this is encoded by the coding sequence ATGTCAAATCAATCCATGAAAAGCCAGTTCTTAGGATCATTGAGGAGTAAGCAAACAGGGGTCCGAATTCTTTCAGTAGTCCTGTTTGTATCTGTAATTGCATTTGTTCTATACCATGGAACAAAAACTCCCGTTATGTTAACAGCTGACGGAGAGACCACAAAAATTTATACACACGCAACTACGGTTGATGAGCTACTTACAGCTCAAAATATAGATTATACAAAATATGATAAAGTATCACCCTCACTGAGTACCAGTATTGATAGTGGAATGTCAATAGAATGGGAACAGGCAAAAGAAGTAGTAATTTCAGTTGATGGAAATCAGTCTAAAGTTTGGACAACTGAAAATGTAGTGAAGAACATTTTGGAAGAAGCAAATATTGAAGTAACAGAGCATGATCTTGTATCGCAAAGCTTAGATACAGAAGTAGGAGCCGATAACAAAATCGATATTCAAAAAGCGTTTCAGTTAACGCTTGTCGATGGCAAAAAAGAGAGACAAGTATGGTCCACTTCGACTACGGTCGCTAACTTTTTAAAACAACAAGAGGTTCAATTAGGTGAATCGGATCGTGTCGAGAAAGGTTTGGAGGAAGTTATCACTCCAAATGATAAAATCGCAGTTGTTCGCGTAGAAAAGGTTACCGATGTAGTGGAAGAATCAGTAGATTTCGCAATTGAAAAGAAAAATGATTCTTCTTTATTAAAGGGCAAAGAAAAGGTTGTTTCAGAAGGTAAAAAAGGTAAAGTAGAGCGTACATACTCTATCGTTAAAGAGAATGGTAAAGTCGTTTCGAAAAAGCTTGCTTCTGAAAAAGTAATTAAAGAACCAAAGGCAAAAGTTGTATCTGTAGGGACAAAAGTTGTCACTGCTAATGTTTCCCGATCTAGTGAACCAAAAAGCTCAGGGAAAGAGTTCTACGTAACTGCAACAGCATACACACCAAATTGTGCAGGCTGCTCGGGTATTTCGGCAGCAGGTCTTAACCTGCGCGCAAATCCGGATATGAAGGTCATTGCAGTTGACCCTAAAGTAATTCCATTAGGAACAAAAGTATGGGTTGAAGGCTACGGAAATGCTGTAGCTGCCGATACAGGCGGTGCGATAAAAGGTAAAAAAATCGATGTTTTAGTACCGACAACGTCCAAAGCAAAAAACTGGGGGCGTAAAAAAGTACGTATTAAAGTACTGAACTAA
- the rnmV gene encoding ribonuclease M5: MDIQEIIVVEGKDDTTAIKRATGADTIETNGSAISDEVLRRIAHAQKKRGVIVFTDPDYPGRRIRAIIEERIPGVKHAFLAKAKTIAKNGKGLGIEHANDEDIREALSNVYTLADSQIEEKITLEDLMTAKLIGHPQSKKRRDQLGEILNIGMTNGKQLHKRLMMFQITIEQFAEAISQLDQEDTHA, translated from the coding sequence TTGGATATACAAGAGATTATTGTTGTTGAAGGAAAAGATGATACAACAGCGATTAAGCGTGCGACAGGAGCAGATACTATTGAAACAAACGGTTCTGCTATCTCAGATGAAGTACTGCGCCGTATTGCACATGCCCAGAAAAAGAGAGGCGTCATTGTATTTACGGACCCTGATTATCCTGGCCGCCGTATTCGCGCGATTATTGAAGAGCGGATACCAGGTGTGAAGCATGCGTTTTTAGCAAAGGCGAAAACAATCGCCAAAAACGGCAAAGGTTTAGGGATTGAACACGCAAACGATGAGGATATCCGTGAAGCATTAAGCAATGTTTATACATTGGCGGATTCACAAATCGAAGAAAAAATTACACTGGAAGATTTAATGACAGCTAAACTGATAGGACACCCGCAATCAAAAAAACGCAGGGACCAGTTAGGTGAAATTTTAAATATAGGGATGACAAATGGTAAACAGCTTCATAAACGATTAATGATGTTTCAAATAACAATCGAGCAGTTTGCAGAGGCAATTTCGCAATTAGATCAGGAGGATACGCATGCATAA
- the rsmA gene encoding 16S rRNA (adenine(1518)-N(6)/adenine(1519)-N(6))-dimethyltransferase RsmA — translation MHKDIATPVRTKEILEKYGFSFKKSLGQNFLIDPNILRNIVSHANLTENSGAIEVGPGIGALTEHLAREAKKVVSFEIDQRLLPVLEDTLSPYDNVKIVHSDILKADVAKVIEEEMPGIEDIMVVANLPYYVTTPILMKLLNDRLPIRGYVVMMQKEVADRITAKPGTKAYGSLSIAIQYYVTAEIAMVVPKTVFMPQPNVDSAVIRLIRHENPPVKVIDEDFLFEVSRASFAQRRKTILNNLQNGLVNGKQNKELILQALDEAGIEPSRRGETLSIQEFGKLADCLYPHFCVRQ, via the coding sequence ATGCATAAAGATATTGCTACACCGGTACGTACAAAAGAAATTTTAGAAAAATACGGATTTTCATTTAAAAAGAGTTTAGGGCAAAACTTTTTAATCGACCCGAATATTTTACGTAATATTGTCAGTCACGCTAATTTAACGGAAAATAGTGGTGCGATTGAAGTTGGACCTGGAATAGGCGCCTTGACGGAACATTTGGCGCGCGAGGCAAAAAAGGTTGTATCTTTTGAAATCGATCAGCGCCTTTTACCTGTGCTGGAGGATACACTGAGCCCTTATGACAATGTAAAGATTGTCCATTCGGATATTTTAAAAGCGGATGTTGCAAAAGTGATTGAAGAAGAGATGCCAGGAATAGAAGATATTATGGTTGTGGCTAACTTACCTTACTATGTAACAACACCGATCTTAATGAAGCTTTTAAATGATCGTTTGCCAATTCGCGGTTATGTCGTGATGATGCAGAAGGAAGTAGCAGACCGTATTACCGCAAAACCGGGTACGAAAGCATATGGCTCTTTATCAATTGCGATTCAGTATTATGTAACAGCGGAAATAGCGATGGTTGTACCGAAAACGGTATTCATGCCACAGCCAAATGTAGATTCGGCGGTAATTCGCCTGATCAGACATGAAAACCCTCCGGTGAAAGTAATTGATGAGGACTTCCTATTTGAAGTATCACGCGCCTCTTTTGCACAGCGCCGCAAAACAATTTTAAATAATTTACAAAACGGGCTTGTAAATGGAAAGCAAAATAAAGAGCTTATCCTTCAAGCGTTGGACGAAGCCGGAATTGAGCCGTCACGTCGTGGCGAAACATTGTCAATTCAAGAGTTCGGCAAATTAGCGGATTGCCTATATCCTCACTTTTGTGTACGACAATAA
- the veg gene encoding biofilm formation stimulator Veg encodes MPKTLADIKKSLDSHLGKRLQLKANGGRKKTIECEGVLSDTYHAVFVIELKQEDNACKRVSYSYTDILTEAVEITFLDDAVATIK; translated from the coding sequence ATGCCAAAAACGTTAGCAGACATTAAAAAATCATTGGATAGTCATTTGGGTAAACGTTTGCAATTAAAAGCAAATGGTGGTCGCAAGAAAACAATTGAATGCGAAGGCGTCTTGAGTGACACTTACCATGCAGTGTTCGTTATTGAACTAAAGCAGGAAGATAATGCGTGCAAGCGCGTATCTTACAGTTACACAGATATACTTACCGAAGCAGTAGAGATTACTTTTTTAGATGATGCTGTAGCTACCATCAAATAG
- a CDS encoding small, acid-soluble spore protein, alpha/beta type produces the protein MARQKIMSSRLKEEIAKELGFYDVVQREGWGGIKARDAGNMVRRAVEMAQENLAKQSQNNQK, from the coding sequence ATGGCAAGACAAAAAATCATGTCGAGTCGTCTAAAGGAAGAGATTGCAAAAGAACTTGGATTTTACGACGTAGTTCAACGTGAGGGTTGGGGCGGAATTAAAGCCCGTGATGCAGGAAACATGGTAAGACGTGCGGTTGAAATGGCTCAGGAAAACTTGGCTAAACAATCGCAGAACAACCAAAAATAA